From Pagrus major chromosome 6, Pma_NU_1.0, one genomic window encodes:
- the trpc4apa gene encoding transient receptor potential cation channel, subfamily C, member 4 associated protein a has product MATLLGCESPCTGGKRRNCNSNIVTKFTSSKITGQGFSRGTQLPGGLLQERDKRAKWHGIPTLLQKLYESSHPNSDLSHAHSFLKVLSSQLSMEAMSFVTEDRKTAQESTFPNTHTFDLFGGVDLLVEILMRPTLTMQKKKPKMNDDLVKDCLSVLYNCCICTEEVTKSLAGRDDFVLFLFTLMTNKKTFLQTATLIEDILGVKKEMIQLEGIPNLSGLVQSFDQQQLANFCRILSVTISEPDVGNDDKHTLLAKNAQQKRNASPSRAEVNQVTLLNIPGFIERLCKLATRKVSEATGANFLQELEDWYTWLDNALVLDALMQMATEDAEQSSTESSDESSLATSPLRHRLPQSMKIVHEIMYKVEVLYVLCVLLMGRQRNQVHKMLAEFRLIPGLNNLFDKLIWRKYTASNHVVHGQNENCDCSPEISFKIQFLRLLQSFSDHHENKYLLLNSQELNELSAISMKANIPEVEALVNTDRSLVCDGKKGLLTRILTVMKREPPDSSFRFWQARAVESFLRGATSYADQMFLLKRGLLEHILFCIIDSGCTSRDVLQSYFDLLGELMKFNIDAFKRFNKYVNTPEKFQTFLTQINSSLVDSNMLVRCIVLSLDRFESQTEDVKVVEVLSECCLLSYMARVENRLSFLFRLINIINVQTLTQENVSCLNTSLVILMLARRKSKLPFYLNALREKEYAEKYPGCLLNNFHNLLRFWQRHYLNKDKDSTCLENSSCIPFSYWKETVSVLLGSDRTSPCAIASYIDEPFMDLDRDLLED; this is encoded by the exons CTCCCAGGAGGCCTGCTCCAGGAGAGAGATAAAAGGGCCAAGTGGCATGGCATCCCTACTCTGCTGCAGAAGCTCTACGAGAGCAGCCATCCCAACAGTGACCTCTCCCATGCCCATAGCTTTCTTAAG GTATTATCATCCCAGCTCTCCATGGAGGCCATGTCTTTTGTCACGGAGGACAGGAAGACTGCTCAGGAATCCACCTTCCCCAACACGCACACCTTTGACCTCTTTGGTGGAGTCGAT CTGCTTGTGGAGATCTTGATGAGACCCACATTAACTATGCAGAAGAAAAAACCCAAAA TGAATGATGACTTGGTCAAGGACTGCCTTAGTGTTCTTTACAACTGTTGTATATGT ACGGAGGAAGTCACAAAGAGCCTCGCAGGGAGAGACGACTttgttctgtttctcttcaccttgatgacaaacaagaaGACCTTCCTACAGACTGCCACCCTTATTGAAGATATTCTTGGAGTTAAAAAG GAGATGATCCAGTTAGAGGGTATCCCCAACCTGTCAGGCCTGGTCCAAAGTTTTGACCAACAACAGCTGGCCAACTTCTGCCGCATCCTGTCGGTCACCATCTCAGAACCCGATGTTGGAAACGACGACAAGCACACCCTTTTGGCCAAAAACGCTCAGCAGAAACGCAATGCTAGCCCCTCACGGGCAGAAGTCAACCAGG TAACCCTGCTGAACATCCCTGGCTTCATTGAGCGGCTGTGTAAGCTGGCCACTAGGAAGGTGTCTGAGGCCACGGGAGCTAACTTCCTGCAGGAGCTGGAAGACTGGTACACCTGGCTGGACAATGCTCTGGTGCTGGACGCCCTCATGCAGATGGCTACAGAGGATGCTGAGCAGAGCAGTACAG AGTCATCAGATGAGAGTTCCCTGGCCACCAGCCCTCTGAGACATCGACTGCCCCAGTCCATGAAGATCGTTCATGAGATCATGTATAAAGTGGAAGTTCTCTATGTGCTATGTGTCCTTCTTATGGGCCGACAGAGGAACCAG GTGCACAAGATGTTGGCTGAGTTCCGTCTCATCCCGGGACTCAACAATCTATTTGACAAGCTGATCTGGAGAAAATACACAGCTTCAAATCATGTGGTGCATGGCCAGAATGAGAACTGCGACTGTAGTCCG GAAATATCCTTTAAAATCCAGTTCCTGAGGCTACTTCAGAGTTTCAGTGATCACCATGA GAACAAATACCTTCTGCTGAATAGCCAGGAGCTGAATGAACTGAGTGCCATATCCATGAAGGCTAACATCCCTGAGGTGGAAGCTCTTGTCAACACAGACAGAAGCCTAGTGTGTGACGGGAAGAAGGGTCTCCTCACACGAATCCTCACTGTCATGAAGAGGGAGCCTCCTGACTCGTCCTTCAG ATTCTGGCAGGCAAGGGCAGTGGAAAGTTTTCTCAGAGGAGCCACCTCCTATGCAGACCAAATGTTCCTCCTGAAGAGGGGATTACTAGAG CACATCCTATTCTGCATCATAGACAGTGGCTGTACATCTCGAGATGTCCTGCAGAGCTACTTTGATCTGCTTGGAGAGCTCATGAAGTTCAACATTGATGCCTTCAAAAGATTCAACAAATATGTCAACACTCCAGAGAAG TTTCAGACCTTCCTGACGCAGATCAACAGTTCTCTGGTGGACTCTAACATGCTGGTGCGCTGCATCGTCCTTTCATTGGACCGCTTTGAGAGCCAGACGGAAGATGTCAAAG TGGTGGAAGTACTTTCTGAGTGCTGCCTGCTGTCCTACATGGCGAGAGTGGAGAACAGGCTGTCCTTCCTTTTCAGACTGATCAACATCATCAACGTACAGACGCTCACGCAG GAGAATGTGAGCTGTTTAAACACCAGTTTGGTGATCTTGATGCTGGCCAGAAGAAAGTCTAAACTGCCCTTCTACCTCAACGCCCTGCGGGAGAAGGAGTATGCTGAGAAGTACCCGGGCTGCCTGCTCAACAACTTCCACAACCTACTGCGCTTCTGGCAGCGCCACTACctcaacaaagacaaagacagcacCTGTCTGGAGAAC AGCTCCTGTATTCCCTTCAGCTACTGGAAGGAGACAGTTTCGGTGCTGCTGGGCTCAGACAGGACTTCTCCGTGTGCCATAGCGAGCTACATTGATGAGCCCTTCATGGATCTGGACAGAGACCTGCTGGAGGATTGA
- the myh7ba gene encoding myosin, heavy chain 7B, cardiac muscle, beta a, translated as MSRFDTKEFGEAAPFLRKSDLELLAAQTIAFDGKKRAWVPDEKEAYIEIEIKEISGDKVTVETKDGKTLTVKDGDIQLMNPPKYDLIEDMAMLTHLNEASVLFNLRRRYAAWMIYTYSGLFCVTVNPYKWLPVYTAPVVAAYKGKRRSEAPPHIYSIADNAYNDMLRNRENQSMLITGESGAGKTVNTKRVIQYFAIVAALGDNPAKKGGTLEDQIIEANPAMEAFGNAKTLRNDNSSRFGKFIRIHFGPTGKLASADIDIYLLEKSRVIFQQPGERSYHIYYQIMSQKKPELFDMLLVSSNPYDYHFCSQGVTTVENMDDGQELMATDHAMDILGFMPDEKYGCYKIVGAIMHFGNMKFKQKQREEQAEADGTESADKASYLMGVSSADLIKGLLHPRVKVGNEYVVKGQNVEQVNYAVGALAKATYDRMFKWLVGRINRTLYTSLPRQYFIGVLDIAGFEIFELNSFEQLCINFTNEKLQQFFNHHMFILEQEEYKREGIEWTFIDFGLDLQACIDLIEKPMGIMSILEEECMFPKATDSSFKAKMYDNHIGKSPNFLKPRPDKKRKYEAHFELVHYAGVVPYNIFGWLDKNKDPLNETVVACFQKSSNKLLASLYENYVSSDSVSDPKPGLKEKRKKAASFQTVSQLHKENLNKLMTNLRSTQPHFVRCIIPNETKTPGIMDPFMVLHQLRCNGVLEGIRICRKGFPNRILYAEFKQRYRILNPHAIPDDKFVDSRKAAEKLLASLDVDHNQYRFGHTKVFFKAGLLGYLEELRDERLAKVLTLLQAAARGKIMRLELQRMTERREALMIIQYNIRAFNAVKHWPWMKLFFKIKPLLRSATTEKELAALKEELAKLKEALEKSEAKRKELEERQVSLIQEKNDLSLQLQAEQDNLADAEDRCDLLIKTKIQLEAKVKEILERLEDEEEMSSNVLAKKRKLEDECAELKKDIDDLEITLAKVEKEKHAIENKVKNLIEEMAALDETILKLTKERKALQEAHQQTLDDLQAEEDKVNTLTKAKAKLEQQVDDLEGSLEQEKKLRMDLERVKRKLEGDLKLSLESVMDLENDKQQLEEKLKKKDFEMNEMGSRIEDEQALVNQLQKKMKELQARTEELEEELDADRALRAKVEKQRADVARELEELSERLEEAGGATSAQIEMNKKRESDYLKLRRDLEEAMLHHEATTAALRKKHADSVAELSEQIDSLQRVKQKLEKERSEAKMEVDDLASTVEQLSKGKGTSEKMCRLYEDQMNEAKARADELQRQLNETNTQRARVQAESGEVSRKLEEREAMVSQLQRAKNSFSQNVEELKKQLEEENKSKSALAHALQSSRHDCDLLREQYEEEQEAKAELQRALSKANTEVAQWRTKYETDAIVRTEELEEAKKKLVTRLQEAEETVEASNAKCSSLEKTKHRLQTEIEDLVIDLERANAAAAALDKKQRNFDKVLAEWRQKYEECQSELETSQKESRGLSTDLFKLKNSYEEALDHLETIKRENKNLQEEIADLTDQISQGAKTIHELEKMKKGLDMEKGEIQAALEEAEGTLEHEESKTLRIQLELNQMKVDVDRKLAEKDEEIDNLRRSHQRTLESMQATLDAEAKSRNEALRLKKKMECDLNEMEVQLSHANRQASESQKLLRNLQIQIKDIQLELDDTAHQNEELKEQAAMMERRNTLLAAEVEELRALLEQNDRARKLAEHELLEATERVNLLHSQNTGLINQKKKLESDLSMLSNEVDDAVQECHNAEEKAKKAITDAAMMAEELKKEQDTSSHLERMKKNMEQTIKDLQMRLDEAEQIALKGGKKQVQKLEARVKDLENELDSEQKKSQEYQKGVRKYERRIKELSYQAEEDKKNLVRLQDLIDKLQAKLKSYKRQAEEAEEQANSNLSKYRKLQHELEDAEERADMAETQVNKFRVRTRDQGSKVSKLNT; from the exons ATGTCGCGGTTTGACACGAAGGAGTTCGGAGAGGCTGCACCGTTTTTACGCAAGAGTGACCTGGAGCTGCTGGCGGCGCAGACCATCGCTTTTGACG GTAAGAAGCGAGCCTGGGTCCCTGATGAAAAAGAGGCGTACATCGAGATTGAGATCAAGGAGATCAGCGGTGACAAAGTCACTGTTGAAACCAAAGATGGGAAG ACTCTGACCGTGAAGGACGGTGACATCCAGCTGATGAACCCTCCTAAGTATGACTTGATTGAAGACATGGCCATGCTGACGCACCTCAACGAGGCCTCTGTGCTGTTCAACCTGCGTAGACGCTACGCTGCGTGGATGATCTAT ACCTACTCCGGGCTCTTCTGTGTGACGGTGAATCCATATAAATGGCTGCCAGTCTACACAGCCCCTGTGGTCGCCGCCTACAAAGGCAAACGCCGCTCTGAGGCGCCGCCGCACATCTACTCCATCGCAGATAACGCATATAACGACATGCTGCGCA aTCGTGAGAACCAGTCCATGCTCATCAC CGGAGAATCCGGTGCTGGCAAAACTGTCAACACGAAACGTGTCATTCAGTATTTTGCCATTGTGGCAGCTCTTGGGGACAACCCTGCCAAAAAAGGA GGAACTCTGGAGGATCAGATCATTGAGGCGAACCCCGCCATGGAGGCGTTTGGTAATGCCAAGACGCTGAGGAATGACAACTCATCCCGTTTT GGCAAGTTCATCAGGATCCACTTTGGACCGACTGGCAAACTAGCTTCAGCTGATATTGATATAT ATCTTCTGGAAAAATCCAGAGTGATATTTCAGCAGCCTGGTGAGAGGAGCTACCACATCTACTACCAGATCATGTCGCAGAAGAAACCAGAACTGTTCG ACATGCTGCTGGTGTCCTCCAACCCATACGACTACCACTTCTGCTCTCAGGGCGTGACCACTGTGGAGAACATGGATGACGGACAGGAGCTGATGGCCACTGAT CATGCCATGGACATCCTCGGCTTCATGCCTGATGAGAAATATGGCTGCTATAAAATAGTCGGGGCCATCATGCACTTTGGCAACATGAAGTTCAAGCAGAAGCAGCGCGAGGAGCAGGCGGAGGCCGACGGCACTGAAA GTGCAGACAAGGCCTCATACCTGATGGGGGTCAGTTCAGCAGACCTCATCAAGGGCCTCCTCCACCCGAGAGTGAAAGTGGGGAATGAGTATGTGGTGAAGGGACAGAATGTCGAACAG GTAAACTATGCTGTCGGTGCTCTGGCCAAAGCCACATATGACCGCATGTTCAAATGGCTCGTGGGACGGATCAACCGGACCCTGTACACCTCCCTGCCTCGCCAGTACTTCATAGGAGTCCTCGACATCGCTGGGTTTGAGATCTTTGAA CTCAACAGCTTCGAGCAGCTGTGCATCAACTTCACAAACGAGAAACTGCAACAGTTCTTCAACCACCACATGTTCATcctggagcaggaggagtacAAGAGGGAGGGCATCGAGTGGACCTTCATTGACTTTGGACTGGACCTTCAAGCTTGCATTGATCTAATCGAAAAG CCGATGGGCATCATGTCCATCCTTGAAGAGGAGTGCATGTTCCCAAAGgccacagacagcagcttcaaaGCTAAGATGTATGACAATCACATCGGCAAGTCGCCTAATTTCCTCAAACCAAGGCCAGACAAGAAGCGCAAGTACGAGGCCCACTTTGAGCTGGTGCACTATGCCGGGGTG gtaCCATATAACATCTTTGGCTGGCTGGATAAAAATAAAGACCCACTGAATGAGACAGTGGTGGCGTGTTTCCAGAAGTCGTCCAACAAGCTGCTAGCTTCTCTGTACGAGAATTATGTCAGCTCAGACTCAG TATCTGACCCAAAGCCTGGCCTcaaggaaaagaggaagaaggcaGCCTCGTTCCAGACCGTGTCTCAGCTTCACAAG GAAAATCTGAATAAGCTGATGACCAACCTCCGCAGCACCCAGCCTCACTTTGTACGCTGCATCATCCCTAATGAGACCAAGACTCCAG GGATCATGGATCCATTCATGGTGCTGCACCAGCTGCGGTGTAACGGTGTGCTAGAAGGCATCCGAATCTGCAGGAAGGGATTCCCCAACCGCATCCTCTACGCAGAATTCAAACAGCG cTACCGCATCCTGAACCCCCATGCCATCCCAGATGATAAGTTCGTGGACAGCAGGAAAGCTGCAGAGAAACTCTTGGCCTCCCTGGATGTCGACCACAACCAGTATAGATTTGGACACACAAAG GTGTTCTTCAAGGCGGGCCTGCTGGGTTACCTCGAGGAGCTGAGGGACGAGCGTTTAGCCAAAGTCCTGACGTTGCTGCAGGCAGCCGCTCGTGGCAAAATCATGAGgctggagctgcagaggatGACGGAAAGGAG GGAGGCTCTGATGATCATCCAGTATAACATCCGGGCCTTCAACGCCGTCAAGCACTGGCCCTGGATGAAGCTCTTCTTTAAAATCAAGCCTTTACTGAGGAGCGCCACCACGGAGAAAGAGCTGGCTGCTCTGAAGGAGGAGCTGGCCAAACTGAAGGAGGCCCTGGAGAAATCTGAGGCCAAGCgcaaagagctggaggagaggcaggTCAGCCTGATCCAAGAGAAGAATGACCTCTCTCTGCAATTGCAGGCG gAGCAGGACAATCTGGCAGATGCAGAGGACCGGTGTGACCTGCTCATCAAAACTAAAATCCAGCTGGAGGCCAAAGTAAAAGAAATCTTGGAGAGgctggaggacgaggaggagatgAGCTCTAATGTGCTCGCCAAGAAGCGCAAGCTGGAGGACGAGTGcgctgagctgaagaaagaCATTGATGATCTGGAGATAACTCTGGCTAAAGTGGAAAAGGAGAAACATGCCATTGAGAACAAG GTGAAGAACCTGATTGAAGAAATGGCAGCTCTGGATGAAACAATACTGAAGCTGACCAAAGAGAGGAAGGCTCTCCAGGAGGCTCATCAGCAGACTCTGGACGACCTGCaggcagaggaagacaaagTCAATACTCTGACCAAAGCCAAGGCAAAGCTGGAGCAACAAGTAGATGAT CTGGAGGGCTCACTGGAACAGGAGAAGAAGCTGCGTATGGACCTGGAACGGGTCAAACGCAAACTGGAGGGAGATCTGAAACTCTCCCTGGAGTCTGTTATGGACTTGGAGAATGACAAGCAGCAACTTGAAGAGAAGCTGAAGAA AAAAGACTTTGAAATGAATGAGATGGGCTCAAGGATTGAAGACGAGCAAGCCTTGGTCAATCAGCTCcagaagaagatgaaggagcTACAG GCTCGtacagaggagctggaggaggagctggatgCCGACCGCGCCTTAAGGGCCAAAGTTGAGAAGCAGCGTGCCGATGTGGCTCGTGAGCTGGAAGAGCTGAGTGAGCGCCTGGAGGAGGCTGGTGGGGCCACCTCAGCCCAGATCGAGATGAACAAGAAGAGAGAGTCAGATTACCTGAAGCTGCGGAGAGACCTGGAGGAAGCCATGCTGCACCATGAGGCCACCACGGCAGCCTTGCGGAAGAAGCATGCTGACAGCGTTGCGGAGCTAAGTGAGCAGATTGACAGCCTGCAGCGAGTCAAGCagaagctggagaaggagaggagcgAGGCCAAGATGGAGGTTGATGATCTGGCCTCGACTGTGGAACAGCTCTCAAAGGGCAAG GGCACTTCAGAGAAGATGTGTCGTCTCTATGAAGACCAAATGAACGAGGCTAAAGCCAGGGCGGATGAGCTCCAGAGGCAGCTCAACGAAACCAACACCCAAAGGGCCCGTGTTCAGGCTGAGAGTG GTGAAGTGAGCAGGAAGCTTGAAGAGCGGGAAGCCATGGTCTCCCAGCTCCAGCGTGCCAAGAACTCCTTCAGCCAGAATGTTGAGGAGCTCaagaaacagctggaggaggagaataAG TCTAAGAGTGCCCTGGCACACGCGCTGCAGTCATCTCGACATGACTGTGATCTCCTGAGAGAGCAGTACGAAGAGGAGCAGGAAGCCAaggctgagctgcagagagctCTGTCCAAGGCCAACACCGAGGTGGCTCAGTGGAGGACAAAGTACGAGACTGACGCCATCGTGAGGactgaggagctggaggaagccAA GAAGAAGCTGGTTACACGTCTGCAGGAGGCTGAAGAGACCGTGGAGGCTTCCAATGCCAAGTGTTCCTCCCTGGAGAAGACCAAACATCGACTCCAGACAGAGATCGAGGACCTGGTCATTGACCTGGAACGCGCcaatgctgcagctgctgccctGGACAAGAAGCAACGCAACTTTGACAAG GTGCTGGCTGAGTGGAGACAGAAGTATGAAGAGTGTCAGTCAGAGCTGGAGACCTCTCAAAAAGAGTCTCGTGGCCTGAGCACCGACCTCTTCAAACTGAAGAACTCCTATGAGGAGGCTCTGGATCATCTGGAGACCATCAAGAGGGAGAACAAGAACCTCCAAG AGGAGATCGCTGACCTGACGGATCAAATCAGTCAGGGAGCGAAAACCATCCATGAGctggagaaaatgaagaagGGTCTGGACATGGAGAAAGGCGAGATTCAAGCTGCCCTGGAGGAAGCTGAA GGCACTCTGGAGCATGAAGAAAGCAAAACTCTCCGCATCCAGCTGGAGCTTAACCAGATGAAGGTGGACGTTGACAGGAAGCTGGCTGAGAAGGATGAAGAAATCGACAACCTTCG CCGTAGCCACCAGAGAACGCTGGAGTCCATGCAGGCCACCTTGGATGCCGAGGCCAAGTCTCGCAACGAGGCATTGCgcctgaagaagaagatggagtgTGACCTGAATGAAATGGAGGTGCAGCTGAGCCATGCCAACAGGCAGGCCTCAGAGTCCCAGAAACTCCTGAGAAACCTGCAGATTCAGATCAAG GATATTCAGTTGGAGCTAGATGACACTGCTCACCAGAATgaggagctgaaggagcagGCAGCAATGATGGAGCGCCGGAACACcctgctggctgcagaggtggaggagctcAGGGCACTGCTGGAGCAGAACGACCGTGCACGCAAGCTAGCTGAGCATGAGCTGCTGGAGGCCACTGAGAGAGTCAACCTGTTGCACTCTCAG AACACTGGATTGATCaaccagaagaagaagctggagaGTGATCTGTCCATGCTATCAAATGAGGTGGACGATGCTGTGCAGGAGTGCCACAATGCAGAGGAGAAGGCCAAAAAGGCCATCACTGAT GCAGCCATGATggcagaggagctgaagaaagaGCAGGACACCAGCTCCCAtctggagaggatgaagaagaataTGGAGCAGACCATAAAGGATCTGCAGATGCGTCTGGACGAGGCTGAGCAGATTGCCCTCAAGGGCGGCAAGAAGCAGGTCCAGAAGCTGGAGGCCAGG GTCAAAGACCTGGAGAATGAACTGGACTCTGAGCAAAAGAAGAGCCAAGAGTATCAGAAGGGAGTACGCAAGTACGAGAGGAGAATCAAAGAGCTCTCCTACCAG GCTGAGGAAGATAAGAAGAATCTGGTCCGGCTGCAGGACCTCATCGACAAGCTGCAGGCCAAGTTGAAGAGTTACAAGAGACAGGCGGAAGAGGCG GAGGAGCAGGCCAACTCCAACCTGTCCAAGTACAGGAAGCTCCAGCATGAGCTGGAGGATGCAGAGGAGAGGGCTGACATGGCCGAAACGCAGGTCAACAAGTTCCGGGTTCGCACCCGTGACCAAGGCAGCAAGGTTAGTAAACTAAATACATAA